The region tagattgctttgggtagaatagccattttgacaatattgattcttccaatccatgaacacggtatgtttctccatctgtttgtgtcctctttgatttctttcatcagtgttttatagttttctatgtacaggtcttttgtttctttaggtagatatactcctaagtattttattctttttgttgcaatggtgaatggtattaatccacgaacctatggacactttatctttgacaaaggaggcaaggatatacaatggaaaaaagacaacctctttaacaagtggtgctgggaaaactggtcaaccacttgtaaaagaatgaaactagaacactttctaacaccatacacaaaaataaactcaaaatggattaaagatctaaatgtaagaccagaaactataaaactcctagaggagaacataggcaaaatactctctgacataaatctcagcaggatcctctatgacccacctcccagaatattggaaataaaagcaaaactaaacaaatgggacctaatgaaacttaaaagcttttgcactacaaaggaaactataagtaaggtgaaaagacagccctcagattgggagaaaataatagcaaatgaagaaacagacaaaggattaatctcaaaaatatacaagcaactcctgaagctcaattccagaaaaataaatgacccaatcaaaaaatgggccaaagaactaaacagacatttctccaaagaagacatacagatggctaacaaacacacgaaaagatgctcaacatcactcattattagagaaatgcaaatcaaaaccacaatgaggtaccattacacgccagtcaggatggctgctatccaaaagtctacaagcaataaatgctggagagggtgtggagaaaagggaaccctcttacactgttggtgggaatgcaaactagtacagccactatggaaaacagtgtggagatttcttaaaaaactggaaatagaactgccatatgacccagcaataccacttctgggcatacacaccgaggaaaccagatctgaaagagacacgtgcaccccaatgttcatcgcagcactgtttataatagccaggacatggaagcagcctagatgcccatccgcagatgaatggataaggaagctgtggtacatatacaccatggaatattactcagccgttaaaaagaattcatttgaatcagttctaatgagatggacgaaactggagcccattatacagagtgaagtaagccagaaagataaagaacattacagcatactaacacatatatacggaatttagaaagatggtaacgataaccctatatgcaaaacagaaaaagaaacacagaagtacagaacagacttttgaactccgtgggagaaggtgagggtgggatgtttcaaaagaacagcatgtatattatctatggtgaatcagaccactagcccaggtgggatgcatgagacgagtgctcgggcctggtgcactgggaggacccagaggagtcgggtggagagggaggtgggaggggggatcgggatggggaatacgtgtaactcaatggctgattcgtgtcaatgtatgacaaaacccactgaaatgttgtgaagtaattggcctccaactaataaaataaaatttaaaaaaaaaaaaaaagaaagaaaaaaaaaaaaaagttaaacatagaattagcATATGGGCTAGCAAATCCACTCATGGGAATTTACTAAAGGGAATTGAAAACATATATCCATACAAAATCTTGTACAaatgtgttcatagcagcattttttttaagactgGCCAATGAATAACCATGATAGATGAAtaaaggctcagatggtaaagaatctgccttcaatgtgggagacccgggttcgatccatgggtcgagaagatcccctggagaagggaatggcaacccacttcagtattcttgcctggagaattcagtggatagaagggcctggcgggctgcagtccatggggttgaaaagagtcggacatgactgagtgactaacaacacaATCTAGCCAAACAACAGGATATTATTTGACCATACAAAGATATAAAATACAGATcatgctacaacacagatgaatctaTCTTAAAAACATGctatgtgaaagaagccagacacaaaaggccatgtGTTCTTTGACTCCATtagtatgaaatgtccagaattggcaaatccatagagaccaAAGTTGGATTAGAAATTACTAGATCTGAGAGAAAGAGGGGTGGGACATGATTGGTGGTGGGTATAgaattctggaattagatagtgatgatggtcacatttgtgaatatattaaagaCCAGTGAATTGTTTACTTTAGAAGTCTAAATTTTGTGGTATGTTAATTACATTTTAGTagagctattattttttaaatgaaaataaatcaagaGGGAACATGGGGGACAAGGGAAAGCTGAGCAGAAGAATCTCCAAAATGttacaaaagaaagaataagacAAGGGAGAAGTCTTACTAAGGGCTGCCTTTTTAGGCATAgttccttttttaaactttttttttaaatgaaggctaattgaggagaaaattaaaagacatagaCTTTAAATGCAGCCTTAAGGAGTTTGGTTTAGATGAAAGTTTTTCCTATCCGTACGGAGTTGGAATAAGAGGTTTTCATATCTCTCTTTTTGGAAGATTAAACGGTGCTTAGAATAGGTCCCATGTGTCAATCCCTGGAAGCCCTTCCTGAAATGGGAGAGGGATGAATTAGATGACCTTTCATGGTCTttggtctttttctctttctcagaacAATCAGTCCTCAGCATTTGATATAACACACTGCCTCCAGAGCACTGAAATAAGAGAGAAGAGACACTTCTGTTTCTTGAAAAGTTTTATTTGGTTTATTCAGTCATAAGCATACATTCTTCTTAAGACTATAAAAGTCTTCTCCTCCAAACAGCtaactttttattgaaaaaaaaaaaaaagcacaacttgAAATAGCCACCTATTATTTCAATCAATTGTGCAAAGAAAGTAAATTCAGATTATGTATCGCTACCTCTACTCATGTTATTAATATGAATACATAGAATGCACTTGGCCTGGTAAATAGTTTGCAAACCTCTACAAGCctttgaattcattttatttgaaaagtaaaataacatcATCCTCACTCGTATTTCCCAGGGATCAACCACTTCTAAGCATTCCCCATTGCCTCCCATTGCTCTTAGCTTTAGGAGAAAACAAGTACCTGCTTTGGGTCCACTCAGCAGCATCTTCCTCATTCTCTGCCTAGGACCCAGATTCCcttgaaaataaaacaagctgGGGGACAAAATTAGGGCAAGGAAGTCTGTTCTGGCCCTGCCTTCAGATGCAAATCAGGTGTTTTTTCCTGGTGACCTAGTCAGGTCCCCCAGGTTCAGTAGGGCTTCATTTTAGGCAAAGTCACCATTGGTACTCTTGGCTTCGTCATCACACACATTCAACAATATTCTTTCATTGAGTAAATATCGAAATTGAAACTTTCCCATTTGGGGTTGGTAATAGAAACCTCCATCTCCAATGTctcaaatgtttactgaataaacGGATTGTGGTTCTAGAACCAGATAGGGTGAAGACTTTGAGCTGCTGAGAATGGTGACTAATGGAAACCTCTCACTGAGACATGAAGCACTTCTCTTCCTCAGGATGGACCTCTGGTGCTGTCCTGCTAAGCAAGGGCATGGTCAAACTGCCCTTTCTCCAGGCCTTCAAGTCCGTCAGCCCAGGTCGAGGTTGGCATGCTCCGATACGGGTCCAAAAGAATCCGGAAGCACCTGACGATGAGgatgcccaagaaaataaacaacaaaatcacaaaaacaaaTGTGGTTTTCTGCTCCAGAGACATGCTAGAATCTGATGACATGTTCCCAAGGGGCACCaggggagaagggactggctgtcCTCCATCCATTGTCCAGGGATGCTAGAGCACGGGGTCTCCCAGCTTCTTTCTCTTCCATCATCAGCCTGCCGAGATCATGGTGGCTGCACCTTGGAGAGGctgcagagagaaaggaagggaaggagaggcagTAAACATCAAAGGGCAACTTTATTTCTAGGCTCATCATCCTATTCTTCAGAGAGAAGCTTTTTCAACAGGGATGCTTAATTCCATATAACTATGGGGAAGAATATGTTACTCTTGCATGAAATTACCAGACTGTTCTCAGGGCAGCCACCTGGGGCCAGGAGGGATGGGCAGGAAGGGCAACCAGAGTACAGAAGATGAGAAACGTACAAGGTAATGTTGACCTCAGGTGTGTTGCCAACTTGACTTCCaaacccagcctccctgccaagTTTCTTCCAAATTCCCTCCAATAACAATACTCTCACATCATTCTTATAATGAGCCCATTGACTGGACACCAGCTGTGTGCCAGGACTGAAGATAGCCACTCTACCACAGCCTCCATGAAAGCAGGGATCTCTGTagtatgaggaaactgaggctggaaaagtgttagtcactcagtcgtgtccagttctttgcagctccatggactgcagcccaccaggctcctctgtccatgggattctccaggcaagaatacgggagtgggtttccatttccttctccaggggatcttcccaacctagggatcaaacctgggtgtcctgcattgcaggcagattctttattgtctgagccggGCTGGAAAAGTTGCTCAATATAGAAACTCTCTCAAGGAGCATTGGGTTTGGGTCTTCAGTCTCTAGCCTCCGTGTTACTGTGTGTGGGACCTTGAAGAGGTCACTAAGCTGGAAAGATGAGAAGTAGAAATGGCTGCGTGCTATCTCACGGTGCTACCATGAAGATGAATGTCAGGGGAAACCTTTGAAAAGCATACAAAGATGAAAAGCAAGGGAAACAAAGTGTTGCTTCACTGAAGACAGGACTAAGGAAGCTACCATGCTCCTCCTCTGCGCTCTCTCGCTTGGgccaggggagaagggaggggtctCAGACTCCCAAACCATtaaactgctgctgctttttctcttttcatcaaaaaacaaaaacctggttCAATACTTGATCCTGGAAAGGACCTAGAGAACCGAGCTTGGGAAAAGAAAttgattgcattttttaaaagccttacaGCAGCTTCCTACTGTTTGTTTAAGACCATTTggtgagaggaagagaaagaaagaaagattatcACCATTTCTATTTTGCTAGTAGAAAAACTAAGGTGTATG is a window of Muntiacus reevesi chromosome 1, mMunRee1.1, whole genome shotgun sequence DNA encoding:
- the CTXN3 gene encoding cortexin-3, with protein sequence MDGGQPVPSPLVPLGNMSSDSSMSLEQKTTFVFVILLFIFLGILIVRCFRILLDPYRSMPTSTWADGLEGLEKGQFDHALA